From Prevotella sp. oral taxon 299 str. F0039:
ATGCGTGTTAGTAGTTATACTGACTTTATTTTAACCAAGATTCAACGCATAAAAGAAATAGAAAACCTTGGCGGTAAAACACTTGTTTCTGAAGGAATTGATTCGAACTATATGGACATTGTAAACTATTCAGTGTTCGGCATTATCAAACTTTGTGAGTAGTATTAAGAATATCATAGTGAACTTGTGTCGCTTTTTTTTAGCGATTACATTCATTTTTTCGGGATATGTTAAGGCTGTAGACCCGCTTGGGACACAATATAAACTGCAAGAATATCTCGAAAGTGTATCTTTATACTCTTTTATACCAAGCTGGTTGCTTTTGGTTATTGCCGTTCTTATTGCGGCAATAGAATTTTCTTTAGGTATATTCGCATTGTTTGCTGTTCGCAGAAGGTCTACTTCTAAGTGGTTATTGGTGATTATGTCGATAATGACAATCATCACTTTAGTCGTTTATTTCTTTAATCCTATAACAGATTGTGGTTGTTTTGGTGATGCAATAAAATTGACAAACGGACAAACCTTACTAAAAAATATCATCTTATTGGGCTGTTCTGCGCTCTTATGTTATTGTCCTTTGCGAATGATTCGATTCATTTCGAAAAATAATCAATGGATTCTTATCAATTATACCATTCTCTTTATCTTGGTTACAAGCATTTATAGTTTATATAAACTGCCTATATTTGATTTTCGACCATATCATATTGGAGCAGATATAAAAAAGGGAATGGAGATTCCAAATGGTGCTGAAGCACCTCAATACGAAACCACCTTTATATTAAAGAAAGGTGATGTGCAGAAAGAATTCACATTAAATGATTATCCAGATAACTCTTGGACTTTTGTAGATTCAAAGACAAAGCTTGTTAAAGAAGGCTATGTACCGCCAATAAAAGACTTCTCGATTTCTACAAAAGGTGGTAAAGACATAACAAATGCTATTCTAAATAATAAAGGATATACCTTCTTATTGATTGCGCCTTGGTTGGAAAAAGCAGATGATACCAATTTTGGTGAGATTGATAGAGTATACGAATATGCCCTAGATAAAGGCTATCCCTTTTATTGTTTAACTGCAAGTAGTGAGAAGGGAATTCACTCTTGGATTGAACTTACAGGTGCAGAATATCCTTTTTGTTATACAGATGGAACGACATTAAAAACAATAATAAGAAGTAATCCAGGCTTAGTGTTATTGAAAGACGGAAAAGTTGTGAATAAATGGAGTCACAATGATTTTCCTAAAGACGATCAGTTAGAGGGTAACTTAGAGGTTCTTGATATTTCAAAACCCTATATTGCAAGTACAATAACCAAAATATCAAAAATCTTTTTGTGGTATTTATTACCCTTAATCCTACTCTCTATTGCTGATAGAATATGGGCTTGGAGTCGCTGGATCAAAGATAAAGAACAATCAAATAAATTATATAACAAACTCTTTAAAAAGAAAATAAATATGAGAAAGAAAATTGTAGCAGGTAATTGGAAGATGAATATGAACCTGCAAGAAGGCTTAGCGTTAGCTAAAGAACTAAACGACACACTAACAGTAAATAAACCTAACTGCGATGTTGTTATTTGTACACCATTTATTCACTTAGCAATGGCAGCACAAACTCTTAACTCTGAAGTTGTAGGACTTGGTGCAGAGAACTGTGCAGACAAAGAAAAAGGAGCTTACACAGGTGAAGTTTCTGCTGAAATGGTAAAGAGTACAGGTGCTCAATACGTTATTCTTGGTCACTCAGAACGTCGTCAATATTATGGAGAAACACCAGAAATATTAAAAGAAAAAGTTCTTTTAGCTCTTAAAAATAATCTTAAAGTGATCTTCTGTATTGGTGAATCACTTGAAGAAAGAGAAGCTAACAAACAAAACGAAGTTGTTAAAGCTGAACTAGAAGGTTCTGTTTTCAACCTAACAGCAGAAGAATTCAAAAACGTAATCATTGCTTATGAGCCAATTTGGGCTATTGGTACTGGTAAAACTGCTACTTCTGAGCAAGCAGAAGAAATACATTCATACATTCGTTCAGTAGTTGCTGAGAAGTATGGAGATGCAGTTGCACAAGAAACTAGCATCCTTTATGGTGGAAGCTGTAATGCAAAGAATGCAGCAGAGCTATTCTCTAAGGTTGATATCGATGGGGGCTTGATTGGTGGTGCATCATTAAAAGCTGCAGATTTCTTAGGCGTTATCGACGGTTGGAAGAAATAAATATACTCAATATTGGGATAGTTGGCATGTAAGTGTCAACCATCTCAATATTTTTTTTATCCAAAAATAAATATATAAATAAGGTATTAGGATTATGAAACGTTTAGTTGCATTGTTTATTCTTGTGCTTATCGGAGTTAAAATGTTATGTGCACAGACCTACACCGAGCATATACAGCAACGCAAACCAAACCAAGGAACAGTTGTAATAAACCAAAGTAAAGAGATTTCTGAATTGGTTAATGGGGCTAAAACGGGTTCCGTTACACCCGTTGCGCCTGCTTCTCAAAAAGAAAAAACTACTATTTCACAGGATAATAAGACTGCGGATAAAACACAAACAGCCACTCTCCCTAATGCTTCAATTAAGCAATCTCCCACTAATAGTACCACAGTAACAAAGCAAGATGGTGATTCTAAAAAGGATTATACAAAACACGAACAAGATAAGAAGAAAGTAGAAACCCCTCAAGACGATAAAGAATTAGAAATACCAGTTATCGATACCCGAAAGAAAGTGATGCTTGGTAGTTATAAAGTAGATGGTTATCGTGTGCAAGTTTATGCAGGAGGAAACTCTAGAAAAGATCGTCAAACAGCTGAAGATATAGGTACTAAGCTTAAAATAAGTTTTCCTACCGAACCTGTTTATGTGCATTTTTATTCACCAAGATGGATTTGTCGTATAGGTAACTATCGTTCTTATGATGAAGCTGTGCGTATGCTTAAAGAAGTAAAGGCAATGGGTTTTAAACAAGCAGCATTGGTAAGAGGTAAGATTACGGTTCAAAACTAATTAAAATGAGAAACGAAAGGGATTCTAAACAGCCAATTGTGGCTCTCGAAGAGCACTATAAACAGATTCTTGAATTACTAGGAGAAGATAGTAATAGAATAGGACTTGAGCGAACTCCACAACGTGTTGCTCAGGCAATGTGTGAGCTGACAAGAGGTTATGACGAAGATCCTTCGGCAGAACTCATTAACTCTTCTTTCAAAGAAGAATATCAACGAATGGTGATAGTTAAAGACATTCGTTTTTTTTCGATGTGTGAACATCATCTACTTCCATTCTATGGAAAGGTGCATGTGGCATATATTCCCAATCAACTAGTAACAGGATTAAGCAAGATTGCACGTGTCGTAGATATCTTTAGTCATCGACTTCAGGTGCAAGAGCGTTTCACTCGTGAGATAAAAGAATGCATAGAGGAAGCTCTTCAGCCACAAGGTGTCATCGTTTACGTTGAGGCTGAGCACATGT
This genomic window contains:
- a CDS encoding BT_3928 family protein: MSSIKNIIVNLCRFFLAITFIFSGYVKAVDPLGTQYKLQEYLESVSLYSFIPSWLLLVIAVLIAAIEFSLGIFALFAVRRRSTSKWLLVIMSIMTIITLVVYFFNPITDCGCFGDAIKLTNGQTLLKNIILLGCSALLCYCPLRMIRFISKNNQWILINYTILFILVTSIYSLYKLPIFDFRPYHIGADIKKGMEIPNGAEAPQYETTFILKKGDVQKEFTLNDYPDNSWTFVDSKTKLVKEGYVPPIKDFSISTKGGKDITNAILNNKGYTFLLIAPWLEKADDTNFGEIDRVYEYALDKGYPFYCLTASSEKGIHSWIELTGAEYPFCYTDGTTLKTIIRSNPGLVLLKDGKVVNKWSHNDFPKDDQLEGNLEVLDISKPYIASTITKISKIFLWYLLPLILLSIADRIWAWSRWIKDKEQSNKLYNKLFKKKINMRKKIVAGNWKMNMNLQEGLALAKELNDTLTVNKPNCDVVICTPFIHLAMAAQTLNSEVVGLGAENCADKEKGAYTGEVSAEMVKSTGAQYVILGHSERRQYYGETPEILKEKVLLALKNNLKVIFCIGESLEEREANKQNEVVKAELEGSVFNLTAEEFKNVIIAYEPIWAIGTGKTATSEQAEEIHSYIRSVVAEKYGDAVAQETSILYGGSCNAKNAAELFSKVDIDGGLIGGASLKAADFLGVIDGWKK
- a CDS encoding SPOR domain-containing protein — protein: MKRLVALFILVLIGVKMLCAQTYTEHIQQRKPNQGTVVINQSKEISELVNGAKTGSVTPVAPASQKEKTTISQDNKTADKTQTATLPNASIKQSPTNSTTVTKQDGDSKKDYTKHEQDKKKVETPQDDKELEIPVIDTRKKVMLGSYKVDGYRVQVYAGGNSRKDRQTAEDIGTKLKISFPTEPVYVHFYSPRWICRIGNYRSYDEAVRMLKEVKAMGFKQAALVRGKITVQN
- the folE gene encoding GTP cyclohydrolase I FolE, whose amino-acid sequence is MRNERDSKQPIVALEEHYKQILELLGEDSNRIGLERTPQRVAQAMCELTRGYDEDPSAELINSSFKEEYQRMVIVKDIRFFSMCEHHLLPFYGKVHVAYIPNQLVTGLSKIARVVDIFSHRLQVQERFTREIKECIEEALQPQGVIVYVEAEHMCVQMRGEEKQHAAITTIDYCGVFDDIEQRKEFISMIQKH